The sequence below is a genomic window from Corythoichthys intestinalis isolate RoL2023-P3 chromosome 12, ASM3026506v1, whole genome shotgun sequence.
AAGCATGaccttaacacaggctgcagttACTCTTTAGGCCCGAGTTGGCAGTCGTgagtaaaaaagtgacaaactccatatgcagtggtacctcgacatacgatcgcttcggcacacgatcttttcaataTCCGAGGTAAAATTTGACccgtcatttgtttctacatccaacgacatgcttggaatatgacaatttatgacagcgccgcagtttctttgttttcccgcaagacggacgcacggcggattttcttgtgagagaaatccacAGTGGCTCCAACAATgtcagtgcaggtggtgaaaaaaaaaggtaaggcttaccattgaagtgaagatggaaatgattaaaaaatatgagcgtggggtgcacatccgtgaactggctcaacaataaggCCGTAAACGGTCTATGATCTCAGCGGTCCTCCTctattcgccagtctttataagttaaggtgacgattattattattgtaacattgccAGAGaaatttgtattcataatttatttgttttgctctgtgtaattgctatttgcaatagtaccagcagtatttatttaggatttagtgtagatttccgggctgtggaacaaattaatggaattaccgtattggcccgaatataagacggtgtttttttgcattgaaataagactgaaaaagaaggtCATCTTAttttcgcagtctagacattatacccattcacgacgctagatggcgccagatatcattgaagcgatgttttgtcatgacagatctcagcttctgTCCCTatacacgacgctagatggcgccagatgtcatgacagatctcagctactctcaaatttaaccagtttgcatcattttattgcaatgtttttcttatttagatttgtttcaagactacagttacagttagacttcactttgatggttaatgcagttattgcaattttgttgttttatcacaatagattggtttatttacatttcaaaaaccagaagccattcatttaccaatgtgattgcactttagtttacatatttaaatgttcagatattaagatttgaatgaggaaaaataacatgctttttctctcatatatattgttataatcatttttttcagatgtactgtaattattttctgtataaaaattaatttggtgttcaaaaagtattttttcaaactcgagccttaaaaaagagggggtcgtcttataatgagggccgtcttatattcgggccaatacggtataatttatttttatgggaaaatcctgctcgacatatgaccatttcgactttcaaacaaggaacgaattaacttcgtatgtcgaggtaccgctgtagTACCTTATAACATTtattaaaagacattttgataaaatgcacacattgcCTTCAGTCATACTAATTTTCAATTATTACCTCTGGTTTTGGTGGAATGGCTCACATATTGACTTAAGCTTTCCAATTGTTGGTCTATGGCACGTTCAAGCTTGAGTACAAATTCAGTTTACGTTGCAGTCATAGGAACAGAACTCTGTCCTAATCTCTTTTAATTGTCATTGGGCCTCGTTTGTAAACAGAATCAACATAACTGACCGTGTATGAAAAAATTAGAAAAACATTTCCATCTTCTGAACAACAACACTACAACTCACATATTTTGACAAACAGAAAAAGTGTCCTGTTAAAGAACAGTGCTAATAGTGTCTAAATCTTTTGTGATTTGAGAGCTACTGGGCAACGATTTGAGGTACTCCAGATGCCTCCTTGCGTCCTCCTGGTTGTGTCTCACGTAATAGATGACGTATCCTATCACCATAGTAAACCAACCGAACATGGTAATGAACATGGCGACATCAGTCGTCTTGTGGTGAAAGTTGCAGAAGTTGATCCCTGAGTCCAGAACTTGGATGACCGACCTGCCTGCGTACTCTTCCTGCACGGCAGTGTGGCACACCACGTCTTTCACCGACTCCGGGTCGAGCCTCAGCTCCCGTAGAACCTCCTGCAATATGCATTCGCAGTGCCACGGGTTGTTAGAAAGGTTGATTTTGGCTCTGAGATGGGCGAAAGCTTCCTTGGGGACACTTTGGATCTGATTATTTGAAAGATCGAGCACCAGTAGGCTGTCAGAGAGACCGTGAAACGCTGCAACATCCACTGTCTCGATGTCATTGTTGGAAAGGTCCAATTCCTGAAGGTAGTTTAGCTCTCTGAAAGCGTGATTTGGGATCTTGGTGATATGATTGGACGCCAATATTAGAGCAACGGTATCTCTCGGTAGGTCTGATGGGATCTTCTCCAAGTTCCGAGACACGCATCTGACTACTGTTGTGCCGCTCTTTTCCGTACAATGGCAGCCGCTCGGACAAGATGACACTCGTGCAAAAAGTATTCCAAATAACAAACCAAGGACGGCTCTCAAGCCATTGCAGTTAGATTTCCTGGGCACATTGGGCCCAAATAACGACTGCATGTTAGGACCTCAAAAATTCTCTTAAGTCAAAGCATTCATGTTTTCAGCTGATTTTACAATTCATTGCCAGTAAAAATGGTGTCATTCACTTCCATAATTGTAAAAGTGCATATTTAGAAATGCAGTCCTCATGGAGTTTTGCTTGAGATAatgcttcacatttttgtcaggAACAGCTCATCCAAAAATGATGTGGAACATCCAAGCAGAAGTCTGGATTATTATAATAGATTGAGCATGTGGGAGTCGAAGCCAGGCAAATTTGAAATCATCATAGCTTCTGtcgctgggggaaaaaaatgaagacgATGTTAGTGGTATGCAAAAACCAAACATTTTATTATCAGATCTTCCATGATGATTCcattttatgaataaaaatgtcACATACTGTATTGCTATTTTCACTGTAAGTGAATTAAGGAAAATCCCCGCAATGTTTACAACACTTACATTATAATATGATTATTGGGAGAAATCCATTCACTGGAATACATTTCATAAAGCATGAATCACATTTATGGGTCATCGGCGGGAttcttttatttaattacaaaaaCCATTATGGTGTTGCTGCCTGTGTACTCATCACAATGCCGTGAAATGATTCCCTTAATGCAAGAACCCTGCGGAGCATCAGCCAATAGTAATTACAGTCTTCAGTAGTTGGACAACAAACAAGAAATGCCTTTTTATCCTTTTCGTTAAACATGAGATACGATAGAGAATTGACTTTCGATCTGATTGGATACGAGCAGATCTTTTTAACCTAGTAGATATTTGCTGTGAAAATATTTCTGAAAATGTTCCTGTGAGGAAGCCGtgataaattttgattgtttatACACCCAATTTCAACAGTCATTGCTTTCCATTTTACTGTGTGATACGCAATCATTGAAAATCCAAGAGGCAAGCAGAAGTACATGGACAATTTTGTGCTAAAGTTCGCACAAACAATGTCGACATTGCTACCAGACTTATGATACTCCACGCATCCTGAGGCCAGGttttaaatgaaatgttttGAGGATATACCATGGaagggagttccaaaaaatcgattattacagtggggcaaataagtatttagtcaaccactaattgtgcaagttctcccacttaaaaaacattacagaggcctgtaattgtcaacatgggtaaacctcaaccatgacagacagaatatgaaaaaaaaaaaaaaaaaaaaaacagaaaatcacattgcttgatttttaaagaatttatttgcaaatcatggtggaaaataagtacttggtcaataccaaaagttcatctcaatactttgttatgtactctttgttggcaataacggaggccaaacgttttctgtaactcttcacaagcttttgacacactgttgctggtattttggcccatcctccatgcagatttcctcttgagcagtgatgttttggggctttcattggggaacacggactttcaactccctcctcaccccgtggcgtcaaaatgataacaagaacggtgagcaaaaaccccagaaccacatggggggacctagtgaatgacctacagagagctgggaccacagtagcaaacgctactatcagtaacacaatgcgccgccagggtctcaaatcctgcactgccagacgtgtccccctgctgaaaaaagtacacgtccaggcccgtctgcggttcgctagagagcatttggagagtgggagaatgtgttatggtcagatgacaccaaaatagaactttttggtagaaacacaggttctcgtgttctgaggagaaagaatactgaattgcaccatatccactgtgaagcataggggtggaatcatcatgctttggggctgtttttctgcaaagggatcaggacgactaatctgtgtaaaggaaagaatggatagggccacgtatcgagagattttgattgaaaatctccttctatcagctagggaattgaagatgagacgtggctgggtctttcagcatgacaatgatcccaaacacacagccagggcaacaaaggagtggcttcgtaagaagcatttcaaggtcgtggAGTGGCTgagccagtctctagatctcaaccccgttgaaaatctgtggagggagttgaaagtccgtgttgcccaacgacagccccaaaacatcactgctctagaggagagctgaATGGAGGAATAgactaaaataccagcaacagtgtgtgaaaagcttgtgaagagttagagaaaacgtttggcctccgttattgccaacaaagggtacataacaaagtactgagatgaacttttggcattgaccaaatacttattttccaccatgatttgcaaataaattctttcaaaatcaaacaatgtgattttctaagtttttttccacattctgtctctcatggttgaggtttaaccatgttgacaagtacaggcctctgtaatattttcaagtgggagaacttgcacaattagtggttgactaaatacctatttgccccactgtagatgcatcgcgatttgACACGcggtgattcgattacgattcatatcggttcaaaaacaatgattttccctaataactttaagacagccgctcgtagcggaacgaaattcaagtcacgtctgccgcccggacacctttaatggACGCATGCACAATGTTATGATGAAagctgccggttactgagcgagagatttactccttttcaaaagactcggaaataaatttgtgtatgagacaggcagagaCCCGACGGTCGcacttctgtgcgcaagttatcttttagagcgagaggggaagagagatagttagttgctccttgtctttcagttgtccagcagtaggttcaagtcgtgttaaatggaaaaagtcactagtgttttgctaagttccgtgtccgtctatcagaggtgagtacatgaGCCCtcctgtactgtttagccttttttgttgttgtttttgagattttACGAGTcagcgccgagcgctatgctaatcAGCGGCTTCGCTAACACATATTTCAATGTCAAGTTGTGcattgtttggtggtgtacataagctactccagatgcagaacgtttaaaaccaggattaagcacagcggtaacactacaaacatgcaaaatagtacagaaatctgtgaaaacaaagtatattggttatggtcttatttctaaaaacactttgtttgtttccagaaaatgtggaattcattccacctgtgtaacttTCATTGTAttattgagagaaataagtactgcctttgaaacagctaatgtttttgcaccttcttgtgaaaaacaGTATctcaatgtcagctgtgtgttgtatgggcatgttgagaaataagtactgcctttaaaatggt
It includes:
- the lrrc3 gene encoding leucine-rich repeat-containing protein 3, producing MQSLFGPNVPRKSNCNGLRAVLGLLFGILFARVSSCPSGCHCTEKSGTTVVRCVSRNLEKIPSDLPRDTVALILASNHITKIPNHAFRELNYLQELDLSNNDIETVDVAAFHGLSDSLLVLDLSNNQIQSVPKEAFAHLRAKINLSNNPWHCECILQEVLRELRLDPESVKDVVCHTAVQEEYAGRSVIQVLDSGINFCNFHHKTTDVAMFITMFGWFTMVIGYVIYYVRHNQEDARRHLEYLKSLPSSSQITKDLDTISTVL